The proteins below come from a single Branchiostoma floridae strain S238N-H82 chromosome 5, Bfl_VNyyK, whole genome shotgun sequence genomic window:
- the LOC118415609 gene encoding uncharacterized protein LOC118415609 — translation MAEHDIESGAHRLSERGEVPQRRQSYNFSDNFSVLGYSSYRKIAMRLSEERAVTENWTGLADKLGYGSVEDIGNFRVQAEALREIPAMLLLKEWSTKPGATIQVMVDALTEMDRPDVLEIVEEAMKDQFTLHYVVVTAEGVRLPVQRVQVLGSDLLEDSLQTSLEQAGLRTDDLVIQEPDIGGDIPVRWASPSRLVKGRQLVLRHKDCPPPPTAQQDLPPPGRSFPRLSAPPIAISSPEDRGVPVSPVSIGSLDELPVMMDNISVISEDREWEGQEDLPPCSLPGWHPNLPDRTKYIHQVMAPYIAADGWFLVRPLDNNRLAVSVTFNGGIRHFKIHRTRDDRYYFHRKQRRAESIDDLINIYSMEGLPTAESRRVNRPSRPSHPSDEPPPLPPRPGQPAGPPAVPTRDSMVYLKHPIPVDKELEERLKKKEEEHYYKN, via the exons ATGGCGGAGCACGACATAGAGTCTGGAGCCCACCGACTCTCAGAAAGAGGGGAGGTACCACAGAGGAGACAGTCGTATAATTTCAGCGACAACTTCAGCGTGTTAGGTTACAGTTCCTATCGGAAAATAGCCATGAGATTGAGTGAAGAGAGGGCCGTGACAGAAAACTGGACGGGGCTCGCTGACAAACTTGGTTACGGTAGCGTAGAGGACATCGGAAACTTCCGGGTACAAGCCGAAGCGCTGAGAGAAATCCCCGCCATGTTGCTGCTAAAAGAATGGAGTACCAAACCAGGGGCTACTATCCAAGTCATGGTGGACGCCTTGACGGAAATGGACAGACCAGACGTGTTGGAGATAGTTGAAGAAGCGATGAAAG ACCAGTTCACCCTGCACTACGTGGTGGTGACGGCGGAAGGAGTCAGACTCCCCGTCCAAAGGGTTCAGGTTCTCGGTAGCGACCTCCTAGAGGACAGTCTACAGACGTCCCTGGAGCAGGCCGGACTGCGCACCGATGACCTAGTCATCCAGGAGCCGGACATAGGAGGGGACATACCGGTCAGATGGGCATCACCCTCACGACTGGTCAAG GGTAGACAGTTAGTTCTCCGACACAAagattgcccccctccccctactgcCCAACAGGACCTGCCTCCACCAGGTCGCTCGTTCCCACGGCTTTCCGCCCCACCCATCGCCATCTCGTCCCCAGAGGACAGAGGAGTCCCCGTCTCCCCGGTCTCTATTGGTTCTCTGGACGAACTGCCGGTGATGATGGACAACATCAGTGTTATCAGCGAGGACCGGGAGTGGGAAGGACAAGAGGACCTGCCGCCATGCTCCCTCCCCGGCTGGCACCCTAACCTTCCCGACCGTACCAAATAT ATCCATCAGGTAATGGCCCCGTACATCGCTGCAGACGGCTGGTTCCTTGTTCGGCCGCTAGACAACAATAGACTAGCTGTCAGCGTAAC gtTTAACGGAGGTATCCGCCACTTCAAGATCCACCGTACCCGGGACGACAGGTACTACTTCCATAGGAAACAGCGGAGAGCAGAGTCCATCGATGACCTCATCAACATCTACTCCATGGAGGGGCTGCCCACGGCGGAGTCCCGGCGCGTGAACCGTCCGTCCAGACCGTCTCACCCATCAGATGAGCCGCCGCCCCTCCCGCCCCGGCCCGGTCAACCCGCCGGGCCACCCGCGGTACCGACTAGGGACAGTATGGTCTACTTAAAACACCCGATTCCTGTCGACAAGGAACTGGAAGAGCggctgaaaaagaaagaagaggaaCACTATTacaagaactag